In one window of Tumebacillus algifaecis DNA:
- a CDS encoding non-ribosomal peptide synthetase has product MSETTPTDILQTEEDVYLLPASFSQQRLWFIDRLLSEHALYNIPFAVRFSGCLHHQALEASIREIISRHEVLRTTFDVEAEQLLQVVSPSSHFQLPLVKLPQLQAAELETMVKELASNEANTPFDLQKGPLLRAQLLRLSAEDHVLLFTMHHIISDGWSCGVLMRELIALYRAIIAGQPSSLPDLPIQYGDYAVWQREYLEGDVQEKQMSYWKDQLSDLTALQLPTDFRRPPMQTYQGAAESFELSQQVVSQLRDLSQQQEVTLFMTMLAAFQVFLARYCGQEDFAVGTPIAGRTSEELEGLIGFFVNTLVMRADLSGNPTFDDVLARVCETASRAYAHQDLPFEQLVKELQPERDLSRSPLFQVLFALQNAPQGHIELPGVTISPVEFDYNMVKFDLSLQLNESDGRLCGTFSYNTDLFGRETIRLMIDSFQTLLASLASDSSQRLSDLTLLSDTQRQQLLIDWNDTSTAYPQETIHRLFAAQAEQTPDHIAVTFDDVKVSYRELNEHANQLAHFLKKQGVTPQARVGLCMERSIEMIISMLGILKAGAAYVPIDPAYPADRLAYLAQDSTVSALLTQAHLCERLPTNLQNLLLWETIVADVSGESREEPRSESDPEQLAYVMYTSGSTGLPKGVCIPHRAVIRLVKETDYLPFDARQVFLQFASISFDAATFEIWGALLNGARLVIYPSELPTLAELGRVIRQENISVLWLTAGLFHQMIDERLEDLSGLHFLLAGGDALSVTHVQKALSHLPNTKLINGYGPTESTTFACTHLVSSSDDPQRSVPIGRPITNTTAYVFDAFHQLVPRGVPGELYIGGDGLALGYLNRPDLTEERFVAHPFAKGKRLYKTGDLVRWLPNGTLEFLGRLDNQVKIRGFRVELGEIEAALTEHPSVRESAVIVCEDMPGDKRLAAYLTVLPSEPLPASAVRAFLKTRLPAYMIPSAFVILDTLPLNANGKVERRLLPKPEFIQNSGEYTAPRNETETLITKVWSNILHIDKISVHDNFFELGGHSLLAMQAVSRLSSALYLALPLKSLFEASTPAQLAEWIDQVSADRNDWPAPPLSKATRDGRLPMSFAQQRLWLVDQLLPGSPAYNIPYAVRLDGTLNRSALEASIGEIISRHEVLRTTFAEQDGELQQIIKQYHPQPLLNTDLRNWPDEAREAELQRLVQEHGGRPFDLGADSLIRLQLVQMADDQHVLLLNMHHIISDGWSMGVFTEELCKLYTAQIRGEKSPLSELPLQYADYAAWQRDWLQGEVLARQVSYWKEQLSALPVLELPTDRPRPAVQTYNGANETFALTRELSEALLMLSKRHNVTLFMTLLCAFQTLLARYSGQDDIPVGTPIAGRNRQETEGLIGFFVNTLVLRTDLSGNPTFAELLARVRERTLDAYAHQEVPFEKLVQELQPERDRSRSPLFQVMFLLQNTPQATVNLPDLSLSNFEFDRPVSKFDLSLGLSEAEDGIIGTLTYNTDLFEQATIQRMIMHFTNLLRAFSDNPELKVLQAPLLTAQERHQLLFEWNDTAKEEQTSFCIQHLFEAQVEKTPDATALVFADTAWTYDELNKRANRLAHLLQAKGVGPEVIVGILVERSPEMVLAALAVLKAGGAYLPLDPSYPQARLNYMVQDAQPHLLLAHRALNGSLPTYEGEVLWLDDEPHALNDRSEQNLEHSATPDSLAYVTYTSGSTGNPKGVLSTHRGAVNYLRYIADRYALTSEDTVLQLASFSFDASVRDLIGPLLTGAKVVIVPDEVAKHPPALLEQLETRQVTAILSIVPTLLHALTKAASEAGSRFPNVRLALVSGEVLYGYVVQQAQQVFGAEVLVVNQYGPTECTMTSTYHPIRGQASERTTMLAGRPIPGNRLYVLDAFLEPVPLGVAGEVYLGGAGVTRGYLKQPELTAEKFIASPFLHGERLYRTGDKARLLADGNLEFLGRLDNQIKLRGLRIELDEIQATLSTHPEVRESLVILGADAGGEQRLIAYVVPKVGGELSVHNLRIFLKEKLPEYMIPTAFVTLAKLPLTPNGKIDRRALPVPAQASTVEYVAPRSPIEETVCAIWSEVLNVERVGIHDNFFELGGHSLLATQIISRINAAFQLKISLQSLFQAHTVESLSAIIETSLFEEILNLDDGGI; this is encoded by the coding sequence ATGTCAGAAACAACCCCAACTGACATTTTGCAAACTGAAGAGGATGTCTACCTCTTGCCCGCTTCGTTTTCGCAACAAAGGCTCTGGTTTATCGACCGATTGCTCTCCGAACATGCGCTCTACAACATACCGTTTGCAGTCCGTTTTTCAGGATGTCTGCATCATCAGGCGCTGGAGGCGAGCATTCGAGAGATCATTTCGCGCCATGAGGTTTTACGCACGACATTCGATGTGGAAGCAGAACAATTGCTACAAGTCGTTTCGCCTTCCTCCCATTTTCAACTGCCGCTGGTCAAGCTGCCTCAGCTCCAGGCTGCCGAGTTAGAAACGATGGTCAAAGAGCTGGCGAGCAATGAAGCGAACACTCCGTTCGATCTGCAAAAAGGGCCCTTGCTTCGCGCCCAACTGCTTCGCCTCAGTGCCGAAGACCACGTCCTGCTATTCACCATGCATCACATTATCTCCGATGGCTGGTCATGTGGCGTGCTGATGCGCGAGTTGATCGCGCTGTACCGCGCGATCATAGCAGGGCAACCGTCTTCACTGCCCGACCTGCCGATCCAATATGGCGACTACGCAGTCTGGCAGCGCGAATATCTAGAAGGCGACGTTCAAGAGAAGCAAATGAGCTACTGGAAAGACCAACTTTCCGACCTGACCGCGCTGCAGCTGCCGACCGACTTTCGACGTCCGCCCATGCAAACGTATCAGGGAGCGGCCGAAAGCTTTGAACTGTCTCAACAGGTTGTGTCCCAGCTTCGCGACTTGAGCCAACAGCAGGAAGTGACCTTATTCATGACGATGCTTGCCGCCTTTCAAGTCTTCCTTGCCCGCTATTGCGGGCAAGAAGACTTCGCGGTCGGCACTCCGATCGCCGGGCGCACCAGCGAGGAGCTGGAAGGACTGATCGGCTTTTTCGTCAACACGCTGGTGATGCGCGCCGACCTGTCGGGCAACCCGACATTTGACGATGTGCTCGCGCGCGTCTGTGAGACGGCATCCCGAGCTTATGCACACCAAGATCTGCCGTTCGAACAACTCGTCAAAGAACTGCAACCGGAGCGCGACCTGAGTCGTTCTCCTTTGTTCCAAGTGCTGTTCGCCTTGCAGAATGCACCGCAAGGACACATCGAGTTGCCAGGTGTCACCATCAGCCCCGTCGAGTTCGATTACAACATGGTCAAATTTGACCTCTCCTTGCAACTGAACGAAAGCGATGGGCGCTTATGCGGAACTTTCAGCTACAACACCGACCTATTCGGCAGAGAAACGATACGGCTGATGATCGACAGTTTCCAAACCTTGCTCGCAAGCCTCGCAAGCGACAGTTCGCAACGCTTATCCGATCTGACCCTCTTGTCGGACACACAGCGCCAGCAATTGCTGATCGACTGGAATGATACGTCTACCGCCTATCCGCAAGAGACGATCCATCGGTTGTTTGCCGCTCAAGCGGAACAAACGCCCGATCACATCGCCGTAACATTTGACGACGTCAAGGTGTCGTACCGAGAGCTGAACGAACACGCCAACCAGTTGGCCCATTTTCTGAAAAAGCAAGGAGTTACTCCGCAAGCGCGCGTCGGTCTCTGCATGGAACGCTCGATCGAAATGATCATCTCCATGCTCGGGATTCTCAAGGCAGGCGCGGCTTATGTGCCGATCGACCCAGCCTACCCAGCCGATCGTTTGGCCTATCTGGCCCAAGACTCCACGGTCTCAGCGCTGTTGACACAGGCGCATCTGTGCGAAAGATTGCCGACCAATCTGCAAAACCTGCTCCTGTGGGAGACGATCGTAGCAGACGTGTCTGGAGAAAGCAGGGAAGAGCCACGATCAGAATCCGATCCGGAACAGCTCGCCTATGTCATGTACACCTCAGGCTCGACCGGTCTGCCCAAAGGTGTCTGCATCCCACATCGCGCGGTCATCCGGCTCGTCAAAGAGACCGACTATCTACCATTTGACGCACGACAGGTGTTCTTGCAATTCGCTTCGATCTCTTTTGATGCTGCCACGTTCGAAATCTGGGGCGCACTGCTCAACGGAGCACGTCTGGTCATCTATCCATCCGAACTGCCGACGCTGGCTGAACTCGGACGGGTGATACGTCAAGAAAACATCAGCGTACTGTGGCTGACCGCAGGTTTGTTCCATCAGATGATCGATGAACGCCTCGAAGACCTGTCCGGGCTCCATTTTCTGCTGGCAGGGGGGGACGCGCTCTCCGTCACACATGTGCAGAAAGCGCTCTCGCATCTGCCGAACACCAAGCTGATCAATGGCTACGGTCCGACCGAAAGCACTACGTTCGCCTGCACGCATCTGGTGTCGAGCTCAGACGATCCCCAAAGGTCCGTACCGATCGGTCGCCCTATCACCAACACGACCGCATACGTGTTCGATGCGTTTCATCAGCTCGTACCACGCGGCGTGCCAGGTGAGCTTTACATCGGTGGAGACGGCTTGGCCTTGGGCTACCTGAACCGTCCTGACCTGACGGAGGAGCGATTTGTCGCCCATCCGTTTGCGAAAGGGAAGCGCTTGTACAAAACGGGTGACCTCGTGCGCTGGTTGCCAAACGGCACGCTCGAGTTTCTTGGCCGACTTGACAATCAAGTGAAAATCCGCGGCTTCCGCGTTGAACTCGGAGAAATCGAAGCGGCGCTCACCGAGCACCCATCTGTACGAGAGTCGGCTGTCATCGTCTGCGAAGACATGCCCGGCGACAAACGCCTCGCCGCCTACTTGACCGTCTTGCCATCCGAACCCTTGCCAGCAAGTGCCGTGCGCGCCTTTCTCAAAACACGATTGCCTGCGTACATGATTCCATCTGCCTTTGTCATCCTCGACACGTTGCCACTTAACGCCAACGGCAAAGTGGAGCGCCGCCTGCTGCCCAAACCTGAATTCATCCAGAACAGCGGGGAGTACACCGCACCGCGCAACGAAACGGAAACCTTGATCACAAAAGTCTGGTCGAACATTCTGCACATCGATAAGATCTCCGTTCACGACAACTTCTTTGAGCTTGGCGGACACTCGCTTTTGGCGATGCAAGCTGTGTCTCGGTTGAGTAGCGCGCTATACCTCGCACTGCCGCTGAAAAGCCTGTTCGAAGCCTCGACGCCAGCACAACTCGCCGAATGGATTGATCAGGTGAGCGCCGACCGGAACGATTGGCCAGCCCCTCCGCTGAGCAAAGCGACCCGCGATGGACGGTTGCCGATGTCATTCGCGCAACAGCGACTCTGGCTTGTCGATCAGTTGCTGCCAGGATCTCCCGCCTACAACATTCCGTATGCGGTGCGTTTGGATGGGACGCTGAACCGTTCCGCACTCGAGGCGAGCATCGGCGAGATCATCTCGCGCCACGAAGTGTTGCGCACCACTTTTGCCGAACAAGACGGTGAACTGCAGCAGATCATCAAGCAATATCACCCCCAACCTCTGCTCAATACCGATCTGCGCAACTGGCCGGACGAAGCGCGCGAAGCCGAATTACAGCGCCTCGTGCAGGAGCATGGCGGGCGGCCCTTCGATCTGGGTGCGGACAGTCTGATCCGCCTGCAATTGGTGCAGATGGCAGACGATCAACACGTCCTGCTGCTCAACATGCACCACATCATCTCCGACGGATGGTCGATGGGTGTCTTCACGGAGGAACTCTGCAAACTGTATACAGCACAGATCAGAGGGGAGAAGTCGCCGCTGTCCGAATTGCCGCTTCAATATGCCGACTATGCGGCGTGGCAGCGAGATTGGCTCCAAGGCGAAGTCCTCGCACGTCAGGTGAGCTACTGGAAGGAGCAACTCAGCGCCCTCCCAGTGCTGGAACTGCCGACCGACCGTCCGCGCCCCGCCGTCCAGACGTACAACGGGGCGAACGAAACGTTCGCACTGACCCGTGAGCTCTCAGAAGCGCTGCTCATGCTGAGCAAACGCCACAACGTCACGCTGTTCATGACCTTGCTGTGCGCCTTCCAAACCCTGCTCGCACGCTACAGCGGCCAAGACGACATCCCTGTCGGTACTCCGATCGCTGGGCGCAACCGTCAGGAGACGGAAGGACTGATCGGCTTTTTCGTCAACACGCTCGTCCTGCGCACCGACCTCTCCGGCAATCCGACTTTTGCCGAATTGCTCGCCCGTGTTCGCGAGCGGACGCTCGACGCGTACGCACACCAAGAAGTGCCTTTTGAAAAATTGGTGCAGGAATTGCAGCCGGAGCGTGACCGAAGCCGCTCACCGTTGTTCCAAGTGATGTTTCTGTTGCAAAACACTCCGCAAGCAACTGTCAACCTGCCTGATCTGTCCTTGTCGAACTTCGAATTTGACCGTCCTGTGTCCAAATTTGATCTGTCGCTCGGTCTCTCCGAGGCAGAGGATGGCATAATCGGCACCTTAACCTATAACACCGACCTGTTCGAGCAAGCGACCATCCAGCGCATGATCATGCATTTCACCAACTTGCTACGAGCGTTCTCCGACAATCCAGAACTCAAGGTCTTACAAGCGCCACTGCTCACGGCGCAGGAACGTCATCAACTGCTCTTCGAGTGGAACGACACAGCAAAAGAGGAGCAGACAAGCTTCTGCATCCAGCACCTGTTCGAAGCGCAGGTCGAGAAAACGCCAGATGCGACCGCGCTCGTTTTTGCAGATACCGCCTGGACGTACGACGAGCTGAACAAGCGCGCAAACCGTCTGGCCCATCTGTTGCAGGCAAAAGGGGTCGGTCCTGAAGTCATCGTCGGCATTTTGGTCGAGCGATCTCCCGAGATGGTGCTGGCCGCTCTGGCGGTGCTCAAAGCAGGGGGAGCCTATCTGCCGCTCGACCCGAGCTACCCGCAAGCGCGCCTGAATTATATGGTGCAAGATGCCCAACCGCATCTACTGCTTGCCCACAGAGCGCTGAACGGGAGCTTGCCCACCTATGAAGGCGAAGTGCTGTGGCTCGACGATGAGCCACACGCGTTGAACGACCGCTCAGAACAAAACTTGGAACATTCGGCAACTCCGGACTCGCTTGCCTATGTCACGTACACATCCGGTTCGACGGGCAACCCGAAAGGCGTGCTCTCCACGCATCGAGGGGCTGTCAACTATCTGCGCTACATCGCGGACCGCTACGCCCTCACGTCGGAGGACACCGTGTTGCAACTGGCCTCCTTCTCTTTTGACGCCTCCGTGCGCGATCTGATCGGACCGTTGTTGACCGGAGCAAAAGTTGTCATCGTGCCCGACGAAGTGGCCAAGCACCCGCCCGCATTGCTCGAACAGCTCGAAACGCGGCAGGTTACGGCGATCCTCAGCATCGTGCCTACATTGCTTCACGCGCTGACAAAAGCAGCATCGGAGGCAGGAAGCCGCTTCCCGAACGTGCGCCTCGCGCTGGTGAGCGGCGAAGTCCTGTACGGCTATGTGGTTCAACAAGCGCAACAAGTGTTTGGCGCTGAAGTGCTGGTCGTCAACCAGTACGGACCGACCGAATGCACGATGACGTCCACCTACCATCCGATTCGCGGCCAGGCGAGCGAGCGCACGACGATGCTGGCAGGCCGTCCGATCCCCGGCAATCGCCTGTACGTGCTCGACGCTTTTCTAGAACCGGTGCCACTCGGTGTAGCAGGTGAAGTTTATCTGGGCGGTGCAGGCGTTACACGCGGTTATCTGAAGCAGCCGGAGTTGACCGCTGAAAAATTTATCGCGAGCCCATTTCTTCATGGGGAGCGGCTGTACCGAACGGGGGATAAGGCACGCCTGCTGGCCGATGGCAACCTCGAGTTTCTCGGACGGTTGGACAACCAGATCAAGCTACGCGGTCTGCGCATCGAACTTGACGAGATCCAAGCCACGCTGTCTACACACCCAGAGGTGCGCGAATCACTGGTCATCCTCGGTGCCGACGCAGGAGGTGAACAACGCCTGATCGCCTACGTCGTACCGAAAGTGGGAGGCGAGCTAAGCGTCCATAACCTACGCATCTTTTTGAAAGAAAAACTGCCGGAATACATGATTCCCACAGCCTTTGTGACGCTCGCGAAACTGCCGCTGACACCAAATGGCAAGATCGACCGCCGCGCCTTGCCCGTTCCAGCTCAAGCGTCAACTGTTGAATATGTCGCACCGCGCTCGCCGATCGAAGAGACGGTCTGCGCCATCTGGAGCGAAGTGCTAAACGTCGAACGGGTTGGCATCCATGACAACTTCTTTGAACTTGGCGGCCACTCGCTGCTCGCCACACAGATCATCTCGCGAATCAATGCGGCCTTCCAACTGAAAATCTCCTTGCAAAGCCTGTTTCAGGCGCACACGGTCGAATCGCTGTCAGCGATCATCGAAACCTCGCTGTTTGAAGAAATTTTAAATCTGGATGACGGAGGTATTTGA